taatttaaatttggtacacatatattttgagtcccgagacaggatataataagttatctcaaaaatcatcctttaaaggtgtgaaatgaggtgtagtagtgtagtaaataaaggtagtggaccccgcagtaattcctcagcctgaaaaaactttacagtatgataaagtatcaataaataaaaagtattgtataaatttccaaagaataataataatagaattaaagtaaatacctaaagtcttaaatcgttaatatctttttacggaaaaatgctccgttcaaactttcttcgccagacatattcatgtaacttattgcaacaatatatgaaatatcaaaaaaatatcccagcagaaataccagtattaataaaataaaattttttggcgtgtcttggaccggaaaattgctcagtctaattttttcactggaatgccattttattgccgttttatacctacaaaatgaaaatctaaaaattttccactctcagtttttaatagttctatacatacatacatttcgatacgcaagttttttggatttttttacccactacgccaaattatattctaagatcatataagaagaaaaaaatgacagagcaattttcccatgaaaatgagcgtcaaaaaaaggaagtatcataaaaaaatattctcatgtttgacaaaacttttagatttttttctagtatcacatactgatacaaataacttattttgtaaaataattttggactgaggaattactcggttcaatatataatcagatttgtgttttacctaacttaggagttttttttttttggatatttataatgttagtctcggctcatactatacaataaccaagctaaatttcatcgactgagaaattaatgcatgggtctccatacaacaacttgcttcatttactaccctataggggggaattcagaattgacttcttgaagttaatactgtttaagtttaggtttgaagtcatgttttttcatcatttttaactaaatcaaagatgtagaccatcccaaatttcatataaatcggttcagcggttattgatttcccgtacaaatttccacgccacttttcacaccttcaaaagatgattttggttataagatctatcctatgtcctgttccgggacgcaaactatttctataccaaatttcaacgaaatcggttcagcggttaagcgtcaagaagagtttcaaaaaaaccggccaagtgcgagtcggactcgcgtattaagggttccgtacattaagtccgactcgcgcttgactgcacatttctaataggttttcctgtcatctataggtaaagaactattttgtgtattcagacggacatacatacagacgcacgagtgatcctataagggttccgttttttccttttgaggtacggaaccctaaaaagatttatttttattttgtggaatggtgtcaatgtgatatcttaaatggattcagcaccccagatttatacgaaaacgataccaaacacggcctagcaccttcactgatatagatatatcaagataaaattgagagccctaaataaactttcaagagcggatatctcaaaaactattcaacatatcgaaaaaattgactgaataaacttgtaacaaattaaattaactttcattttgtataagtggccatgtcgctgagatgcatagtttccgagatataatcgaaaaacgggaaaatgggaccttcaaagccccctctctcccccccgctcaagggctacggccggggacttttgatatgttcacctcctaacttgtcaaaccgagttacggagtcaaaaattgtgttccgagcatttccctctacaacttttggagcattcgttgcctgacctaagtagcttattgaatttctttaaaaacttttctgtaaaaggttgacgggtgttgggtgtttatatggtttcggtcgattattatcatttgcattgcccatgatgacttactagaattacgagcacacgagacactaatagtagtttgacaaaccttggttttcaagaggtattttatattgacatttgctgtcacaaatttgctgtcagatttagtcgcaaaccgcacgcaaagtgcacacaaatgtgtcgccacgttgttacggaaaagtgtagacacggcgacgacactttgtttcgaaacaattctagacacattgtgtggactctgttacgacacatctgacatttagttaccactttgtgattctgcgactggaatggttatatgggtgggTGTGAGGCCTGGACACTAACACAAAAAGAGGAAAGTCAGCTCCTGGTAGCGGAAAGAAAGATCTTTCGTAAGATCCTGGGACCTATCAAGAGAGACAACGGCACGTGGAGGATACGGAAGAACGCCGAAATCGAGGAGTTGGTGGCCGGACCCAATATCATCGGCGAAACGAAATCccacagacttcgctggttcggtcacctaataagaatgggagaggatcgggctgccAAGAGGGCGTACCTGGGAAGACCGACTGGTAGCCGCCCGGTAGGTcggcccagataccgctggggagacagtgtggaagcggatctgcgtcagcttcaagccgataattggcaggaaacggCGCAGAATCGGGAAAAGTAgcatgctctcgtttcggaggccaagatcctctttggatcgctgagccatattagttagttagttggtacagaagactcactctctaacaaaacgcgtctgttacgatcagcacagatatggccgctaggtggcgacagcgccacgcgcgactTTTGGCTCTCCCCAatttggggcggaacggatgtacttttagctatttgtagcaaagcgacgaaatcgcggagtgagccacgcctgatccAACTTATTAAGCGTTGATCAACGCGCGTtcagagagcctaccgcgaaccacgttcgacgtgttgcctccctgttacGTAAGAATGTACAAGTGCGACTGGCCCTCAGGTTCTAGCGTACAGGTCGCACCGCACGTTATTGGTCTAAGAGTCTAAGCCAGTCTAAGGTACAACCGTAACTCCTTTCTGTGTACAGCATCGAGAACCACATGGCGGTGACCAACCGTCTCGGGATCCTCCTCGACGGGCAGCTGGTTGACGTGGACCACATAGACGCCCTAGTGGCGCGCTACAGCTCGGCAGGGTACACGGTGGTGGTACATCTGAAGGACGAGGTCGATATAGAAGCCATATTTGGTCAACATTTCCAGAACTTCAGCATCAACGATGTCTCTGGTGTAAGCATtggacaaaaataaataaataaatattatagggacattgttacacaaattgactaaataCCTAAAGACGGCCCGTCTTAACGGGCACTAATAATGGTGCTAGTACAGCGGTGTCACGCAAACGAATTCGacccaatcgtgcagtctaacgccacaacgcgattggttgagcAGTtggcatcacgcgcgcgattggtacCTAGCAACTAATTGCATTGGGTTGGGCTGCACGATTGGCTTGAATTCGAGAGTGACTTGGCAGTTGGTAGATGTGTCTCGAGATTTTGTATGTACTTACTGCTTTATATTTCTGAATTTTCCATTGCCTTATGCAAATCATATTTTGTACCTTTTACCTTACTTGTTCTTTTTGCGTcttaatattttcttttgcCTTATGTGTTTAAGATAACACTTGAACAGTCTGTGGTATCAAATTCGCTGCCCAGTGAGCTTCGTCTGACTCTATAACCGCATAACTAGTTATGTTTCCTAAAAAGTTTGTTTTCTCCCCAGGTTTTAGCAAGCGTGCAAGTCAAAGATTCACTAAACTACGCCCAGATATTCGGTAAAATGGAGGAGCTTGTACAAGCAAACCAGACAGTATATTCCTACGTTATCACCGTCACTGCCATGGACTACATTTACAGCGCCATCTTGGAAGGCCATAAGGTCCAAATCACTCCTGACCAGCACTTCTGGCCTTGTCTAAAGTTCTTaacaaggaagaagaagaaggcaGATTTACAGAAGTTATTGGAATTGGAGAAGTTTCAGAAGAAGTATGATATCGTTACGTTGAAGGAGTTGCCGTGGTCTGTCATATTTCGAAGATAATTTTAGAGCTTTTCATTcggtatagttcgttttttttagcattagaaatagaCGACGttatcttgacgtgtcttttaattgaaaaacgctattttaaaatcagtaggtactattatttatgtaagctaaagaatgtaaataatcgtatatgatccgtaattgttacatatttgccgtgacttatttttcaaaagtgtttttcaataaaaagacacgtcaagatatgtttaccttttttctaatactAAAAATACTAACTATAGTGGCCTAACCAATTGCTTAACGGTGGGTGGCTCTTGACGTTGTTTTTAAAGCTAGGACCAGATCAAGCAGTTCAGTTATCACTAGATTGATGAAATGTTATTTCGTTGTTCCTACTTTCTTATTTAAAGTCATCCCAGCACAACCTTGTCAGTCACTTACTTCAATAGGTAAGTTTAGGCATTTGAAAATTCTAACTGTAGTCGAACCTTCACCAACACATAATAACTTTCTCCTGAAGATTTACCGTAGCTTGTTAAGCATGAAAATTTCTTTTAGCATCAGACGAGGCCATTGACCTTGTCCGTCTGTCTCTTTGCGTGAGTGGGATGGCAGTAGGTAGCTATACCTATTGCGCAAACGATAAAGACAGATGCCCTTTTTTTCTGGTCTACGGCCCTATTTATCTAGATATATGTGTTGTTAAGAATAAGACTATAATTTTAAGTTTCTGTTAGAGTGCAATTGTTTTGTTAAGTTCCATACCCtttttaaagtaatttcaaTTCACGAAGATGCTCCATTTTGTCCATCAGCCATTATACAGATGtcgtgcataattgttttccatcgtattttcttggaaacgttcgtatttgtcctgctacttcagtcaacgtcagtactttttgtaccgagactggctgaaatagcaagagacgttcgtacgtttccgtgaaaacacgatggaaaataattatgcactacctacATCTGTAGAATTACTATCCTATGTTATTATGTGCCACATACAAAAATTACAGATCGAGTGATCAAATTGGGGCAATCGAACTATCATTTCAGTAGCAGAccggctagcatgagttgcgttacATACTCTcctccatacttgaagtcgcgctaagtctgcgaaatcgacgccacactcgggTTCGCgacttcgcgccgcgattcgcgcatgaGTGTGGAAGGGGCTTATCACAGATTATTAACTAGTTTGGGGCTTATGGAGAGATGCGCGCGAGAACGCAtctcatgctagcaggtctggaaaataagtttttaatttgTTCTCATTCTGTAGGCGTATGTTAGTGCATGcaaataaaagcgtttttgtgtTACATTGTTTACTTTCCCTTAGACACATTGTTAGCATATACAGAAAGCATCAGCAGTAGATTTAGAAGCACACCAATAAATTTTGTTTGTAACCATGGACTAAAGTCCAGGGGTCTCGAAACTTTCGAgggccaccgtcggtttttgcgccgggggagggtgtctggttgctgctgttaagaccagttccactctcaatgaatgctgaaaccctggagcctggctcccgcgggccggacagtgggcactcgctttgggtgtcggcggcccggattggaacgcgtcgcgggccggggtttggagacccatGGACCAAACTAACATAGGCAACAAGAGGGTTATTGTAAAAGGTAAGTACCGCTGCGGGTAAGaattttagtttaattatttaaatattatactgGATAAGTTTGGTATATTATGCAGAAAGAAATACCTATACGCAATTTCTAATCTTAGAAAGATCTAATAGGAAACGAGTTCTATGAACGCACCGCCACTGATACCACGCAAAAGAAATAAGAAGATTAACGACAATGACCTTTCCACACACAAGCTAATATATAATCAATTAATTACCCATTTACGTCGCCCATATTGCTAAAGTCTGGACACAaagcacgaagaatttcgtacattgacccggaATTTCCTACTTCTATCGTAcgcacataattatattttggcTGTCCCGCCCATGAACTAGCTATAGAGCAGAGATGTTGAGAATAtttgcatccgcatccgcggaacttccgcattattttcaaaattcattCGCATAAAATCGATTCGGAgcttaatgcggatgcggatgtcgaacaagtcggtacaagaacgtcttagcggcggcgtagtgctaggtaatttcgtcacaTTACAtaataacgaaatcgtctagctccagaaaagtcggccaagttactgtttcttaaatataacgcacctatattcttgctcaaatactaaacgtttcgatagaaaaaaattactaaaatgtaatatttgacgttttttaagtacctacctaatctttACATCCGCAACCGTATCCGCGGAAATGAGCCcctaaatatccgcatccgcatccgcggatgtcataaaatctgcatccgcaacatccctgctatAGTGATAGGAAATGGCGGGTCAATGGACGAAATTCTTCCAGACTGGTTTACTCGGGCCCTGTTTCTCGAGTAGTCTATCCTTTAGTTTAGAAGACACTATATTATAGCATGCCACTAATTGCTTCCTAACAGATTTAATCTCGGGGCGTAGAAAGCAAGAGAAATCTTAACCACCTATCATCCTGTTTAGGGATTTtctttaaccctttgaacgccacgcctatcgtgtgcggcgcgtcatcgtgaaccttgtcggaatgcaccaaggttgatattgggctgtagccttGAGCGTGAGTTGACatctatcctcctaaggcccagccatacaaatgaaaaatccaaaatttgccactgaaatttgaacctataatgCATGCAGGCAatagttgattttgttttgtttgaaaattgaatgaaacaaaacaattgcaactctatttctatttcaatatggtttaaatttcatcgaaatgcTTAAGTACTATAGATAGGACCTGGGCCTTAGGAGACTATGGCAGTCAGTGTTAAAAATTGTTGTTTTTAGAGGTAAAGCCCAACAGAACACATGACTTTTTGTTGGTGTGGTGAGAAAATACCATCTTGTTTAAATTGATCTTGCGGCCCGGGGCTACAAGGCAAAACCATCTTTGTGGCCCTCATAAAAAAAGGTTGAGTATGACTGATCTACACCATAATTCAATGCAATGTAGTATGGGACCTATGCAACTCAGCCGATGATCCCCTGGCGTGCGCCATCATATTTTCTATCCGGTTAGTGGTCTCCCTAACCATTGAGAACTCAGAAAGATCGGGTAAATCTAAAACAATGTGTGCCGAGAGACGTTTGTACACGGAACTGgaatcttttttatttctcCTACCCTCCTCATATTTTAGTTGTTGTTTTAGAAATATGGATTGTTTGAGCATTTCCTGTATGTTTGTGAAGCTGGTGGCTGCGCTGTCCATTGATTTTACTGCACtggaatagaaaaaaaaagatgTTAATTAATAAAGATGGAATATTAACTACATTTAAGAATACACAACCTCATAATCTTGGGGCTGACCGTGGCCATATGGTGTGTTGACCTATGCCTTTCATGACGCGACCCCCTTAGTACGAACAAAATGTTTCgcttatgtattattttaaggCTGGCAGAGGCTGGACAAATAGCGTGGATTCTAGGAAATTACCTCAATGCATACTCCACGTCATAGCACCGCCCCTGCAGTTCATGCTGTAACTTCGTGACTTCGACTCTGCGCTCCACCATGGGCGGCAGGGCCTTCCTCACATGCTCTTGTAGCCTGTACAGGGCTAGGGAAGGCTCGTTCGCTACGATATGCATGTTTTCTGAGATCCGTTCAGCAGCTGAAACAGTCGTGTTTTGTCAAAAAACAGATTGCAGGGCTTGTATTGAATTCATCCGAAGGCGAACAAGCGTTGTGCGAGTAGAAATGAGATATTACAAGTTATTAGTTTAGAGATATTTGATACCTTTTTTAGCTTTAGCTTCCAAATCGGTATCTCCTTGATAAACAAACGTCATTTTACAGAGATGTGATTTTATTGAGTCTTATATCACTAGTTTTTACAGTCGTGAATAATTGCCTATTTTATTTCGTTCTCTTTTTTACAAAttgattatttacaaatttatatgtattttgacTATTTTGACTTTTTAAAAGTTCATTGACCTTTAATTTGACGTTTCTTGATGTTGCTCTATGAAAAAATACATTGGGTATGTTCAAAAACAATAAGGTTGTTTCAAAGTTAGTATAATACTTTAGGACTATTCTTTGTTTAGGACACTCTATTTCAatatatagacggtcaagcaaatcttgtcagtagaaaaaggcgcgaaattcaaattttctatgggacgatatctggtaaaaatcttaaaataagtcGCCTTAATAGAAAGGTGGGAAGGAGGGTGGGGGgggaacccccccccccctccaacTTTCCCCCCGCGGAAATGCTTGGTTTCTgaattattcataatttcatagttataatttgaggttatgacacttatgacaGTGCCAAAGATTGGGTTATTCGcagacggtctagaacgcaaaatgactagtgtaatacactcagcgtcacggaaatcgcacacccacggatttttgtttcaagccgttataaaccttatgttgttgaaggtaaagtatgagtgtgtgggatcattttaaagagaatttaacccttcatttaaaaacaatgcaatagttactaaagagtaaaaaaaggcaccttttttaataagaaataaaaatcgtatattcatgcaaaaaaatcaacaaattaaaacacaataaaatcaacaaatatcggaatacaaatgcctaaaactaaacttaaaacctaGTGTTGCCTCCTCTGGCCTTAATGACTGCCTCCATGCGAGCCTTCATGGACCTCACGAGAGACACGACGTATTCTTGAGGAATAGCATCCCACTCTTCAATGACGGCATCTCGAAGCTGTTCCAGGGTCGCAGGTGCAGGATTACGTGACCGCACCTTCCGTTTTAGCTGATCCCAAAGGTGCTCTATGGGATTCAGGTCCGGACTCCTTGCTGGCCACTGCATGACGGTGATCCCAACCTGATCAAGGTAGTCCCGAACAATCAACGCTGTGTGGGAGCGGGCGTTATCCTGCATGAATGTGAATCCAGGACCGACAAATTCGGCGTATGGAACCACATGGTCCTCCAGGATCTCTGTGATGTACCGATGAGCAGTCATGGATCCCTGGCCTCGACCACCACCAGTGCGGGAAACACAAACGAGCTCGGTTTTGCCGGCGAGGGAAATGCCACTCCAGAACATGCAGGATCTTCCTCCGTATCCGACGGTTTCTTCAAGACAGGCCTGTGAATAACGTTCCCCTTGCCTCCTGTACACTTTTCTGCGCCTATCGTTGCAGAACAGGCACACCCTGGTCTCATCGGAGAAGAGGACAGCCTTCCATTGGTCGACCGTCCAATCCTTGTGTTCGCGAGCAAACTCACGTCTGACTCGCCGATGCTCTGCCGTCAATTTGGGACCCGTAGCCGCTCTATGGGGCATGATCTTCTTCTCCCGCAACCTTCTTCTTACTGTAGAGACACTCACCACCGTTCTCCGAACTGCTTGCAGCTGTTGCTGCAGCTGGACAGCGTTAGAGAAACGGTTCCGCAAAGACGTCGACACAATAAAGCGGTCGTCTCTTTCGGAAGTGCAGCGTTGTCCTCCGGATCCAGGCTTCCTGGTGAAGCTTCTAGTCCTCTGGAATCGATGAACTGCTCGGAGAACTCGGAAACGGCTTATGTTGAGTTGCCGAGCAACCGCAGACTGCGTCATTCCTGATTCCACCAGGGCTACTGCTTGAGCTGCTTCTGCTTCCGTGGTATCCATTTTCTTGGGGTGTTTTCTTTCTCCAGCTGTTCCGGTGTGACCTCTGTGAACTCTGGATACCGAATGACCCATAttccacttttacccccccttttaAACCTATCCAAGGTAACGCAACTAGCGACCCTTACAACGCGTATTGTAGGTGTTCTTTCAGAACGCCGTAATTtcgtgattattattatttttcccaaaaatgctttactcatgttttaatgcttattaattgtgcttttaaatgatgtatatattgtgagggtataatacatatgataagagctatattcgcttaaaacaaaaatcggtgggtgtgcgatttccgtgacgccgagtgtattttgcctatatcacttttagtctacatcgcgaacggtccagaacgcaaaatgcctaaGTACATCATTTTCGTCGTTTTATCTTTAcgttagcgatgtcgacggaggcccgctgtcgcggggctcctattctgtgctgtttggccttcggccatttgaagataactaacgaaccATGGTAATTTTGCGTTCTAaaccgttcgcgatgtagactataAGGGATATAGAGATTTATTAGAAAGATTTATTTATAGGCAAAATAttcactagtcattttgcgttctagaccgtcttAATATTCAataatcaacaaaaataaactttttttgcgGCAGCTAAAATTGCTTTAAATCAATTTAAAACAACCCAAAACAACCCCTCAGAGCGTCAGTTATCCTCAAATAAGGCGACTTATTTTAAGATCCAAAcccgatatcctttcgcgcctacatttttcaaatttgccgcctttttctattgacaagatctgcttgacccagtatagttGGTCATAAGATCCGGATTTATCGACAAATGGGTATTGTTACATCTGGACCAAAGAGTAGAATAATATATATGATCTGACTTTCCGTCATTAGGCCATTATTGCATTCGGACTAATAGACGATGATGGACATTATGACACACTGACAATTTGTTAGTgagtagagtcggaccaagaaaagtctgcagcggatttgatagcccacgcagtgtcatttatacgtcataatttcatagaagtttgacgtttaaaataacacgtgcactgcgtgggctatcaaatccgctgccgacttttcatggactgactctaagaaccaggaaaactatactcatccttttcttttgggtgctagtactagtgtaagacaaagatagtatgattctctctgtctatgattgaaatgagacagtcctttgacaaactatatattaTACTCTATGCACGCTGTATCCAAGTCAAAGTAAACCttctaaaaatatatgaaatattgCTATAAAGCAATTTTTTTCGTGATTCTTTATAATTTTTGTTTAGCGCAGCATTACTTTCCGTTACTAAGGAAATAAATGTAACAAAAAACACTTTGCCGAACACGGCCCAGTGTGTGTAGAACTTTGCTAGTTTTGGAACATTGCCTAGTATTGTCAATGTCAGTGATTTGTCAAGTCAATTGACTGTCAACCTTAATCAAAATACAATGATCTTGAACAACTTTTAACTTTTATCAGAAAGGTCTGTTATCaagtttatttattatcaaattataaatgaataagTTCAGTTCCGTTTCGCAACAAGGTGACCAAATACCGTGTCTCTCTGATTACGATTCATTTCGTCAGTCATACAAATCTCTGGAAAACAAGTTACTTTAATAACTTTCAGTAAATTATACGGATTTTTATGTAGTTCATATCCTCTAGCAAAATGGTAAGTCGCATTTAATATTCTGTGTCCTAAATTGAACTCTAATTCCATCTAGACACATTTTTGCAACTTTTTTTACTGAGttttaaacatacctacattttttttaaggagAACCGTCAGCTGGATACAATATTCGGCTTCATCCTGAACATAATGTTTCCCATCAAGTTTCTGCTCCGTGTGTACTCACTAGGCATCCTGATGATAGACTTCATGTGGGTGTGGGTGAATGCAGCCTTGGCCATTATGCAGGCTACATATGAGCTGTTCTGGCCTCCTCCCATGAAGTCCTTGAATATGGAGACGGCTTTAGTAAGTGTTATCTGTGGACTAGAAGTTGTTTTGTTTTGCCCCTGGAGTTCTGGAGAGGAGAATGAAAGACCTTGaggttttaaatttagaatggATTTTCATTTAGGATGCCATTTTGTTTATGTGGCAAGAGGAAGACAAATGTGGAGGGTGGAGGCAATAAATTTTTTATCCAAACAATTCCTAAAAAAATTCGAAACaattatcatatttttttcttttttcgg
This genomic interval from Cydia splendana chromosome 4, ilCydSple1.2, whole genome shotgun sequence contains the following:
- the LOC134789553 gene encoding BLOC-1-related complex subunit 8 homolog, whose amino-acid sequence is MTFVYQGDTDLEAKAKKAAERISENMHIVANEPSLALYRLQEHVRKALPPMVERRVEVTKLQHELQGRCYDVEYALSAVKSMDSAATSFTNIQEMLKQSIFLKQQLKYEEGRRNKKDSSSVYKRLSAHIVLDLPDLSEFSMVRETTNRIENMMAHARGSSAELHRSHTTLH